A region of Arabidopsis thaliana chromosome 5, partial sequence DNA encodes the following proteins:
- the AGO10 gene encoding Stabilizer of iron transporter SufD / Polynucleotidyl transferase — MPIRQMKDSSETHLVIKTQPLKHHNPKTVQNGKIPPPSPSPVTVTTPATVTQSQASSPSPPSKNRSRRRNRGGRKSDQGDVCMRPSSRPRKPPPPSQTTSSAVSVATAGEIVAVNHQMQMGVRKNSNFAPRPGFGTLGTKCIVKANHFLADLPTKDLNQYDVTITPEVSSKSVNRAIIAELVRLYKESDLGRRLPAYDGRKSLYTAGELPFTWKEFSVKIVDEDDGIINGPKRERSYKVAIKFVARANMHHLGEFLAGKRADCPQEAVQILDIVLRELSVKRFCPVGRSFFSPDIKTPQRLGEGLESWCGFYQSIRPTQMGLSLNIDMASAAFIEPLPVIEFVAQLLGKDVLSKPLSDSDRVKIKKGLRGVKVEVTHRANVRRKYRVAGLTTQPTRELMFPVDENCTMKSVIEYFQEMYGFTIQHTHLPCLQVGNQKKASYLPMEACKIVEGQRYTKRLNEKQITALLKVTCQRPRDRENDILRTVQHNAYDQDPYAKEFGMNISEKLASVEARILPAPWLKYHENGKEKDCLPQVGQWNMMNKKMINGMTVSRWACVNFSRSVQENVARGFCNELGQMCEVSGMEFNPEPVIPIYSARPDQVEKALKHVYHTSMNKTKGKELELLLAILPDNNGSLYGDLKRICETELGLISQCCLTKHVFKISKQYLANVSLKINVKMGGRNTVLVDAISCRIPLVSDIPTIIFGADVTHPENGEESSPSIAAVVASQDWPEVTKYAGLVCAQAHRQELIQDLYKTWQDPVRGTVSGGMIRDLLISFRKATGQKPLRIIFYRDGVSEGQFYQVLLYELDAIRKACASLEPNYQPPVTFIVVQKRHHTRLFANNHRDKNSTDRSGNILPGTVVDTKICHPTEFDFYLCSHAGIQGTSRPAHYHVLWDENNFTADGIQSLTNNLCYTYARCTRSVSIVPPAYYAHLAAFRARFYLEPEIMQDNGSPGKKNTKTTTVGDVGVKPLPALKENVKRVMFYC, encoded by the exons atgcCGATTAGGCAAATGAAAGATAGCTCTGAGACTCACTTAGTTATCAAAACCCAACCTTTAAAGCACCACAATCCAAAAACCGTTCAAAACGGTAAAAtccctcctccttctccttctccggtGACGGTGACTACTCCGGCGACGGTTACTCAGAGTCAAGCTTCTTCACCTTCACCACCGTCAAAGAATCGTAGCCGGAGGAGAAACCGTGGTGGAAGAAAATCTGATCAAGGAGATGTTTGTATGAGACCTAGCTCTCGTCCTCGTAAACCGCCACCGCCAAGTCAAACCACTTCCTCCGCCGTCTCCGTCGCCACCGCCGGTGAGATTGTCGCTGTGAATCATCAGATGCAGATGGGTGTTCGTAAAAACTCAAACTTTGCTCCAAGACCTGGATTTGGAACACTTGGAACTAAATGCATTGTTAAAGCTAACCACTTTCTCGCTGATTTGCCTACCAAGGATTTGAATCAGTATGAT GTTACAATTACTCCTGAAGTGTCATCAAAGAGTGTTAACAGAGCTATAATTGCTGAGTTAGTTAGACTTTACAAAGAGTCTGATCTCGGGAGGAGACTTCCGGCTTACGATGGCCGGAAAAGTCTTTACACTGCTGGAGAACTTCCTTTTACTTGGAAGGAGTTCAGTGTTAAGattgttgatgaagatgacggTATCATCAATGGCCCTAA AAGGGAGAGATCATATAAGGTGGCAATCAAGTTTGTTGCACGGGCAAATATGCATCACTTAGGCGAGTTTCTAGCTGGTAAACGGGCAGATTGTCCGCAAGAGGCGGTGCAGATTCTTGATATTGTACTCAGGGAGTTGTCGGTTAAGAGGTTTTGTCCCGTTGGAAGATCTTTCTTTTCGCCTGATATTAAAACACCGCAGCGACTCGGTGAAGGGTTAGAGTCATGGTGTGGGTTTTACCAGAGTATTAGACCAACTCAAATGGGTTTATCACTAAATATCG ATATGGCTTCAGCTGCATTCATCGAGCCTCTTCCAGTGATAGAGTTTGTAGCACAGCTTCTTGGAAAGGATGTCTTGTCGAAGCCATTGTCGGATTCTGATCGCGTCAAG ATTAAGAAGGGTCTTAGAGGAGTGAAAGTAGAGGTTACTCACAGAGCGAATGTAAGAAGGAAATACCGTGTTGCGGGTTTAACAACTCAACCAACAAGAGAGCTAAT GTTTCCAGTAGATGAGAACTGTACTATGAAGTCAGTTATTGAGTATTTCCAAGAGATGTATGGATTCACGATCCAGCACACGCATTTGCCATGTCTCCAAGTTGGAAACCAAAAGAAGGCAAGCTATTTGCCGATGGAG GCATGCAAAATTGTCGAGGGACAACGGTACACGAAAAGGTTGAATGAGAAGCAGATTACTGCTCTCTTGAAAGTTACATGCCAAAGGCCGAGGGACAGAGAAAACGATATTTTGCGG aCTGTCCAACACAACGCATATGATCAAGATCCATATGCAAAGGAGTTTGGCATGAACATAAGCGAAAAGTTAGCTTCTGTTGAAGCTCGTATTCTTCCAGCTCCATGG CTTAAGTATCACGAGAAcgggaaagaaaaagattgtcTCCCGCAAGTTGGTCAGTGGAATATgatgaacaagaaaatgatcaACGGGATGACTGTGAGCAGATGGGCCTGTGTTAACTTCTCACGCAGCGTTCAAGAAAACGTTGCTCGTGGATTTTGTAATGAACTTGGTCAGATGTGTGAAGTCTCAGGCATG GAGTTTAATCCAGAACCCGTGATACCAATATATAGTGCGAGGCCCGATCAAGTCGAGAAAGCTCTAAAGCATGTTTATCACACTTCAatgaacaaaaccaaaggcAAAGAGTTAGAGCTTCTGCTGGCAATATTACCTGATAACAACGGTTCACTTTATG GTGATCTTAAGAGAATCTGTGAAACCGAGCTTGGTTTGATATCTCAATGTTGTCTCACAAAACATGTGTTCAAGATTAGCAAACAGTATCTGGCAAATGTATCCCTTAAAATCAACGTAAAG ATGGGAGGAAGGAACACAGTTCTAGTAGACGCCATAAGCTGTAGAATACCACTGGTTAGCGATATACCGACAATCATTTTTGGCGCAGACGTGACTCACCCAGAGAACGGGGAAGAGTCAAGCCCTTCAATCGCTGCT gtTGTTGCTTCTCAAGACTGGCCTGAAGTGACAAAATATGCGGGTTTAGTTTGTGCTCAAGCTCACAGGCAAGAACTTATACAAGATTTGTATAAAACATGGCAAGATCCTGTTCGCGGTACTGTTAGTGGCGGTATGATCAG GGACCTTCTTATCTCATTTAGAAAAGCAACAGGGCAAAAACCGCTTCGAATTATCTTTTATCG TGATGGAGTAAGCGAAGGGCAATTCTATCAAGTTTTACTCTATGAGTTGGATGCAATTCGAAAG GCTTGTGCATCGCTTGAACCGAATTATCAGCCACCGGTGACATTCATAGTTGTACAGAAGCGTCACCACACTCGTTTGTTTGCTAATAATCACCGAGACAAAAACAGTACTGACCGAAGCGGAAATATCTTACCAG GTACTGTAGTTGACACTAAAATATGTCATCCAACTGAATTCGACTTCTACCTTTGTAGCCATGCGGGTATTCAG GGAACAAGCAGGCCTGCACATTACCATGTTCTTTGGGACGAGAACAATTTCACAGCAGATGGTATTCAATCTCTGACTAACAATCTCTGTTATACCTATGCGCGGTGCACTCGGTCGGTCTCTATAG TTCCTCCAGCGTATTATGCTCATCTTGCAGCATTTCGAGCACGTTTCTACCTGGAACCGGAGATAATGCAAGACAACGGATCACCGGGTAAAAAGAACACGAAAACAACAACTGTCGGAGACGTAGGTGTGAAGCCTTTACCAGCCTTGAAGGAGAATGTGAAGAGAGTAATGTTCTACTgctaa
- a CDS encoding Pentatricopeptide repeat (PPR) superfamily protein (Pentatricopeptide repeat (PPR) superfamily protein; CONTAINS InterPro DOMAIN/s: Pentatricopeptide repeat (InterPro:IPR002885); BEST Arabidopsis thaliana protein match is: Tetratricopeptide repeat (TPR)-like superfamily protein (TAIR:AT5G15010.1); Has 33976 Blast hits to 11353 proteins in 260 species: Archae - 0; Bacteria - 8; Metazoa - 169; Fungi - 383; Plants - 32575; Viruses - 0; Other Eukaryotes - 841 (source: NCBI BLink).) produces the protein MLRRWNIVIESLRRVHSSDLENLISASLYNRTLCTASESLNHGVVDESYVLAELSSLLPISSNKTSVSKEDSSSKNQVAIDSFLSAEDKLRGVFLQKLKGKSAIQKSLSSLGIGLSIDIVADVLNRGNLSGEAMVTFFDWAVREPGVTKDVGSYSVILRALGRRKLFSFMMDVLKGMVCEGVNPDLECLTIAMDSFVRVHYVRRAIELFEESESFGVKCSTESFNALLRCLCERSHVSAAKSVFNAKKGNIPFDSCSYNIMISGWSKLGEVEEMEKVLKEMVESGFGPDCLSYSHLIEGLGRTGRINDSVEIFDNIKHKGNVPDANVYNAMICNFISARDFDESMRYYRRMLDEECEPNLETYSKLVSGLIKGRKVSDALEIFEEMLSRGVLPTTGLVTSFLKPLCSYGPPHAAMVIYQKSRKAGCRISESAYKLLLKRLSRFGKCGMLLNVWDEMQESGYPSDVEVYEYIVDGLCIIGHLENAVLVMEEAMRKGFCPNRFVYSRLSSKLMASNKTELAYKLFLKIKKARATENARSFWRSNGWHF, from the coding sequence ATGCTTAGGAGATGGAACATAGTTATTGAATCGCTACGTCGCGTTCATAGCAGTGATTTAGAAAACCTAATTTCGGCTTCCCTATACAATCGAACACTTTGCACAGCCTCAGAATCATTGAATCATGGTGTTGTTGATGAGAGTTATGTTCTAGCTGAATTATCTTCATTGCTTCCAATTTCATCTAATAAAACCTCAGTGTCAAAGGAAGACAGTAGCTCAAAGAATCAAGTAGCTATTGATTCGTTTTTGTCAGCAGAGGACAAACTTAGAGGTGTGTTTCTTCAGAAATTGAAAGGCAAGTCTGCTATTCAGAAGAGTTTGAGTAGTCTTGGTATTGGTTTGAGTATTGACATTGTTGCCGATGTATTGAATCGAGGGAATTTAAGCGGCGAAGCGATGGTAACGTTCTTTGATTGGGCGGTTCGTGAGCCTGGTGTGACTAAAGATGTTGGTAGCTACAGTGTGATTTTAAGAGCGTTAGGAAGGAGAAagcttttctcttttatgatGGATGTTCTAAAGGGAATGGTATGTGAAGGTGTTAATCCTGATCTGGAGTGTTTAACTATTGCTATGGATAGCTTTGTTAGGGTTCATTATGTGCGTAGAGCGATAGAGTTGTTTGAGGAAAGTGAAAGTTTTGGGGTGAAATGTAGTACTGAGTCTTTCAATGCATTGTTACGGTGTCTATGTGAGCGTTCACATGTGAGTGCTGCAAAGTCAGTATTTAATGCTAAGAAAGGTAATATACCTTTTGATAGTTGTAGTTATAACATTATGATTAGTGGGTGGTCAAAGCTCGGTGAGGTTGAAGAGATGGAAAAGGTTTTGAAGGAGATGGTGGAGAGTGGATTTGGTCCTGACTGTTTGTCTTATAGCCATCTTATTGAAGGGTTGGGAAGAACTGGTCGTATCAATGATTCTGTTGAGATCTTTGATAATATAAAACACAAGGGTAATGTTCCTGATGCAAATGTTTACAATGCTATGATCTGTAATTTCATATCTGCTCGAGATTTTGATGAGTCTATGAGGTACTACCGAAGGATGCTGGATGAGGAATGTGAACCTAACTTGGAAACCTATTCCAAGCTTGTTTCTGGGCTCATTAAAGGCCGTAAGGTTTCTGATGCGCTTGAGATATTCGAAGAGATGTTATCAAGAGGGGTTCTTCCCACCACAGGGCTTGTTACCTCTTTCCTCAAGCCTCTTTGCAGCTATGGTCCACCACACGCTGCAATGGTTATCTAtcagaaatcaagaaaagccGGGTGTAGGATATCAGAAAGCGCATATAAGCTGTTGCTTAAGCGGCTATCAAGATTTGGAAAATGCGGGATGCTGTTGAACGTATGGGATGAAATGCAAGAGTCTGGATATCCTTCTGACGTGGAAGTCTACGAGTATATTGTGGATGGGCTCTGTATCATTGGGCATCTAGAGAATGCTGTGCTTGTGATGGAAGAAGCTATGCGTAAAGGGTTTTGCCCAAACCGCTTTGTTTATAGTAGGCTTAGCAGTAAATTAATGGCTTCAAACAAGACAGAATTGGCATATAAGCTGTTTCTGAAGATCAAAAAGGCTCGTGCTACAGAAAATGCTCGCAGCTTCTGGCGATCAAATGGATGGCACTTTTga
- a CDS encoding Pentatricopeptide repeat (PPR) superfamily protein (Pentatricopeptide repeat (PPR) superfamily protein; FUNCTIONS IN: molecular_function unknown; INVOLVED IN: biological_process unknown; LOCATED IN: cellular_component unknown; Has 29 Blast hits to 29 proteins in 12 species: Archae - 0; Bacteria - 0; Metazoa - 0; Fungi - 0; Plants - 29; Viruses - 0; Other Eukaryotes - 0 (source: NCBI BLink).) has translation MEAVIRKWQQKFRKGKEEMEKWEALQVRWVSLFRNASSIIQRLQEMQNHGSYGALRCLKGIEDAVVQQQMGQLESLLRSMKNVMEEFWGCVLTFEKLHRDGLQLREIESSKRRVEERIGVKPCITDCLEGLSILYDMHQSEYHLKSSILSVLSCLILKPSPGDLNALQYLVVDQPNIPKDEVQHIFDVIFAEEIK, from the exons ATGGAGGCAGTAATTAGGAAATGGCAGCAGAAGTTCAGAAAAGGGAAGGAGGAGATGGAAAAGTGGGAGGCACTTCAAGTTCGATGGGTGTCCCTCTTCAGGAACGCTTCTTCTATCATCCAGAGATTACAG GAAATGCAAAATCATGGGAGCTATGGAGCTTTGAGATGCCTGAAAGGGATTGAAGACGCAGTTGTGCAGCAACAGATGGGTCAACTGGAGTCTCTATTGCGTTCCATGAAAAACGTTAT GGAGGAATTCTGGGGCTGTGTTTTGACATTTGAGAAGCTACATCGGGACGGTTTACAGTTACGTGAAATTGAATCAAGCAAGAGGCGAGTAGAGGAACGAATTGGAGTAAAACCGTGCATTACTGATTGCTTGGAGGGACTTTCTATTCTTTATGACATGCATCAATCAGA ATACCATCTTAAATCTTCAATTCTTTCCGTACTTTCATGTCTTATCCTGAAACCAAG TCCTGGTGATCTAAACGCGCTACAATACCTCGTGGTTGATCAGCCGAATATCCCGAAAGATGAAG TACAACACATTTTCGATGTCATATTCGCGGAAGAGATCAAATGA
- a CDS encoding aluminum induced protein with YGL and LRDR motifs (Aluminium induced protein with YGL and LRDR motifs; FUNCTIONS IN: molecular_function unknown; INVOLVED IN: biological_process unknown; LOCATED IN: cytosol, nucleus; EXPRESSED IN: 26 plant structures; EXPRESSED DURING: 15 growth stages; BEST Arabidopsis thaliana protein match is: Aluminium induced protein with YGL and LRDR motifs (TAIR:AT3G22850.1); Has 1807 Blast hits to 1807 proteins in 277 species: Archae - 0; Bacteria - 0; Metazoa - 736; Fungi - 347; Plants - 385; Viruses - 0; Other Eukaryotes - 339 (source: NCBI BLink).) produces MLAVFEKTVANSPEALQSPHSSESAFALKDGSLATHFASVNPNSVTLNFGSSGFVAYSLDNPDPRVPRLFAVVDDIFCLFQGHIENLPFLKQQYGLNKITNEAIIVIEAYRTLRDRGPYPVDKVVRDFHGKFAFILFDSVKKTVFAAADADGSVPFFWGTDAEGHLVFSDNTEMVKKGCAKSYGPFPKGCFFTSSGGLRSFEHPKNELKPVPRVDSSGDVCGATFKVDAETKREGTKMPRVDSSQNWAGHI; encoded by the exons ATGCTCGCTGTGTTTGAGAAGACGGTGGCGAATAGCCCTGAAGCTTTACAGAGTCCACACTCGTCTGAGTCTGCTTTCGCGTTGAAAGATGGATCTCTCGCTACTCATTTCGCTTCCGTGAATCCCAACTCCGTCACGCTTAACTTCGGATCTTCTGGATTTGTTGCTTACTCTCTTGATAATCCTGATCCTCGTGTTCCTAG ATTATTTGCTGTGGTGGATGATATTTTCTGTCTCTTCCAAGGACACATTGAGAACCTACCGTTTCTGAAGCAGCAGTATGGACTGAACAAAATCACAAACGAGGCCATCATTGTGATTGAGGCTTACAGGACACTACGTGATCGAGGTCCTTACCCTGTGGACAAAGTTGTTAGAGATTTCCATGGAAAGTTTGCGTTTATACTCTTCGATAGCGTCAAGAAAACTGTCTTTGCTGCTGCT GACGCCGATGGGAGTGTGCCGTTCTTCTGGGGAACCGATGCTGAAGGGCACCTTGTGTTTTCTGATAACACCGAGATGGTGAAGAAAGGTTGCGCCAAATCTTATGGTCCTTTCCCTAAAG GTTGTTTCTTTACGTCGTCGGGTGGATTGAGGAGCTTTGAGCACCCAAAGAACGAGTTGAAGCCAGTGCCGAGAGTGGACAGCTCAGGTGACGTGTGTGGTGCAACCTTCAAGGTTGACGCTGAGACTAAGAGAGAGGGTACCAAAATGCCTAGAGTCGATAGCTCCCAAAATTGGGCCGGTCATATCTAA
- the HSFA6A gene encoding heat shock transcription factor A6A (heat shock transcription factor A6A (HSFA6A); FUNCTIONS IN: DNA binding, sequence-specific DNA binding transcription factor activity; INVOLVED IN: regulation of transcription, DNA-dependent; LOCATED IN: nucleus; EXPRESSED IN: leaf; EXPRESSED DURING: LP.04 four leaves visible; CONTAINS InterPro DOMAIN/s: Winged helix-turn-helix transcription repressor DNA-binding (InterPro:IPR011991), Heat shock factor (HSF)-type, DNA-binding (InterPro:IPR000232); BEST Arabidopsis thaliana protein match is: heat shock transcription factor A6B (TAIR:AT3G22830.1); Has 1807 Blast hits to 1807 proteins in 277 species: Archae - 0; Bacteria - 0; Metazoa - 736; Fungi - 347; Plants - 385; Viruses - 0; Other Eukaryotes - 339 (source: NCBI BLink).), translating to MDYNLPIPLEGLKETPPTAFLTKTYNIVEDSSTNNIVSWSRDNNSFIVWEPETFALICLPRCFKHNNFSSFVRQLNTYGFKKIDTERWEFANEHFLKGERHLLKNIKRRKTSSQTQTQSLEGEIHELRRDRMALEVELVRLRRKQESVKTYLHLMEEKLKVTEVKQEMMMNFLLKKIKKPSFLQSLRKRNLQGIKNREQKQEVISSHGVEDNGKFVKAEPEEYGDDIDDQCGGVFDYGDELHIASMEHQGQGEDEIEMDSEGIWKGFVLSEEEMCDLVEHFI from the exons ATGGATTATAACCTTCCAATTCCATTAGAGGGTCTCAAAGAAACGCCACCAACGGCTTTCTTGACGAAAACATACAACATAGTGGAGGATTCAAGCACAAACAACATAGTTTCATGGAGCAGAGACAACAACAGCTTCATTGTTTGGGAACCAGAGACTTTTGCCCTAATTTGCCTCCCTAGATGCTTTAAGCACAATAATTTCTCCAGCTTTGTTAGACAGCTCAATACTTAT GGGTTTAAGAAGATTGATACAGAGAGATGGGAATTTGCAAATGAGCATTTTCTGAAGGGAGAGAGGCATCTTCTTAAGAAcatcaagagaagaaagacatCATCTCAAACGCAAACGCAGTCGCTAGAAGGAGAGATCCATGAGCTGCGAAGAGACAGAATGGCTTTAGAAGTAGAACTGGTTAGACTGCGACGAAAACAAGAAAGCGTGAAGACATATCTGCATTTGATGGAAGAGAAACTGAAAGTCACAGAAGTAAAGCaagaaatgatgatgaatttcTTGCTAAAGAAGATTAAGAAACCGAGTTTTTTACAGAGCTTAAGGAAACGTAATCTGCAAGGAATCAAGAATCGAGAGCAAAAGCAAGAGGTGATCTCAAGCCATGGTGTTGAGGATAATGGAAAGTTTGTTAAAGCTGAGCCAGAAGAGTATGGTGATGACATCGATGATCAATGTGGAGGTGTGTTTGATTATGGTGATGAGCTTCACATAGCTTCAATGGAGCATCAAGGACAAGGGGAGGATGAAATTGAAATGGATAGTGAAGGAATTTGGAAGGGTTTCGTGTTGAGTGAGGAGGAGATGTGTGATTTAGTGGaacattttatataa
- the ARD4 gene encoding RmlC-like cupins superfamily protein (ARD4; FUNCTIONS IN: acireductone dioxygenase [iron(II)-requiring] activity, metal ion binding; INVOLVED IN: L-methionine salvage from methylthioadenosine, oxidation reduction; LOCATED IN: cellular_component unknown; EXPRESSED IN: 22 plant structures; EXPRESSED DURING: 13 growth stages; CONTAINS InterPro DOMAIN/s: Acireductone dioxygenase, ARD (InterPro:IPR004313), Cupin, RmlC-type (InterPro:IPR011051), RmlC-like jelly roll fold (InterPro:IPR014710); BEST Arabidopsis thaliana protein match is: RmlC-like cupins superfamily protein (TAIR:AT4G14710.2); Has 30201 Blast hits to 17322 proteins in 780 species: Archae - 12; Bacteria - 1396; Metazoa - 17338; Fungi - 3422; Plants - 5037; Viruses - 0; Other Eukaryotes - 2996 (source: NCBI BLink).) codes for MALEAWFMDDSNEDQRLPHHRNPKELVSLDYLAELGVLYWKLNPENYENDSELSKIREDRGYDYMDLLDLCPEKVSNYEEKLKNFFTEHIHKDEEIRYCLAGSGYFDVRDKDDRWIRIWMQPGDLIVLPAGIYHRFTLDASNYIKLMRLFVGEPVWTPYNRPQEEHPVRKKYIHGLTYKFGETVKAH; via the exons ATGGCTCTCGAG GCATGGTTTATGGATGATAGCAATGAGGACCAGAGACTTCCTCATCATCGTAACCCGAAAGAACTCGTCTCGTTGGATTACTTGGCAG AGTTGGGAGTGTTGTACTGGAAGTTGAACCCTGAGAACTACGAGAATGATTCTGAACTTAGCAAGATTAGAGAAGACAGGGGTTACGATTACATG GATTTGCTGGATCTGTGTCCCGAGAAAGTCAGCAACTACGAAGAAAAGCTGAAGAACTTTTTCACAGAACACATTCACAAGGACGAAGAGATTCGGTACTGCCTAGCAGGAAGTGGCTACTTTGATGTTAGGGACAAGGATGATCGTTGGATCCGTATCTGGATGCAACCTGGCGATCTCATTGTCCTTCCTGCCGGAATCTACCACCGGTTCACACTCGACGCCAGCAACTACATCAAG CTAATGAGGCTGTTCGTGGGGGAACCGGTTTGGACACCATATAACCGGCCACAGGAAGAACATCCTGTTAGGAAAAAGTATATCCACGGCTTAACCTACAAGTTTGGAGAAACCGTTAAAGCAcattaa
- the CLH2 gene encoding chlorophyllase 2 (chlorophyllase 2 (CLH2); CONTAINS InterPro DOMAIN/s: Chlorophyllase-like (InterPro:IPR010821), Chlorophyllase, chloroplast (InterPro:IPR017395); BEST Arabidopsis thaliana protein match is: chlorophyllase 1 (TAIR:AT1G19670.1); Has 1807 Blast hits to 1807 proteins in 277 species: Archae - 0; Bacteria - 0; Metazoa - 736; Fungi - 347; Plants - 385; Viruses - 0; Other Eukaryotes - 339 (source: NCBI BLink).), translated as MSSSSSRNAFEDGKYKSNLLTLDSSSRCCKITPSSRASPSPPKQLLVATPVEEGDYPVVMLLHGYLLYNSFYSQLMLHVSSHGFILIAPQLYSIAGPDTMDEIKSTAEIMDWLSVGLNHFLPAQVTPNLSKFALSGHSRGGKTAFAVALKKFGYSSNLKISTLIGIDPVDGTGKGKQTPPPVLAYLPNSFDLDKTPILVIGSGLGETARNPLFPPCAPPGVNHREFFRECQGPAWHFVAKDYGHLDMLDDDTKGIRGKSSYCLCKNGEERRPMRRFVGGLVVSFLKAYLEGDDRELVKIKDGCHEDVPVEIQEFEVIM; from the exons atgtcctcttcttcatcaagaaACGCCTTTGAAGATGGCAAATACAAATCAAATCTCTTAACCTTGGACTCATCATCTCGTTGCTGCAAAATAACACCGTCTTCTAGAGCTTCACCGTCTCCGCCAAAGCAGCTGTTGGTGGCTACGCCGGTGGAGGAAGGAGATTATCCGGTGGTGATGCTCCTCCATGGTTACCTTCTCTACAACTCCTTCTATTCTCAGCTTATGTTGCATGTCTCTTCTCATGGCTTCATCCTCATCGCTCCTCAg TTATATAGTATCGCCGGACCAGACACAATGGATGAGATTAAATCAACGGCGGAGATTATGGATTGGTTATCAGTAGGACTTAATCACTTTCTTCCAGCGCAAGTAACACCAAACCTATCCAAATTTGCCCTCTCCGGCCATAGCCGCGGTGGCAAAACCGCGTTTGCGGTCGCCTTAAAGAAATTTGGGTACTCCTCGAATCTAAAGATCTCGACATTGATCGGTATAGATCCAGTCGATGGAACAGGGAAAGGGAAACAAACCCCTCCTCCGGTGTTGGCTTACCTTCCAAACTCATTTGACCTAGACAAAACGCCTATACTTGTGATCGGTTCGGGGCTTGGTGAAACCGCTCGGAACCCATTATTCCCACCGTGTGCACCTCCCGGAGTGAATCACCGAGAGTTCTTTCGGGAATGTCAAGGTCCAGCATGGCATTTCGTTGCGAAGGATTATGGGCATTTGGACATGCTTGATGATGATACAAAAGGGATTAGAGGGAAGAGTTCTTATTGTTTGTGTAAGAATGGTGAAGAGAGGAGACCAATGAGGAGATTCGTTGGTGGACTTGTTGTATCATTTTTGAAGGCTTATTTGGAAGGAGATGATCGTGAATTAGTTAAGATCAAAGATGGGTGTCACGAGGATGTTCCCGTTGAAATTCAAGAGTTTGAGGTTATCATGTAA